In the genome of Thermovirga sp., the window AAACTTCACGATATCCCCAACACGATCTCGGAAGCCGTGGACCTCCTTGCGCGGAGCGGAATTTGGGCGTTGACGCTCCACGCTTCCGGGGGAGAGGATATGCTCAGGGCGGCCCTTTCGGCTAAGGACCAGGCTCACTCCGATGTTCTGCTCCTGGGCGTTACCGTCCTCACCAGCGTCGACCAGCGCAGTCTGGACAAATCGTGCCCCGGTTCCCGGCTGCGGAACACCCTCGAAAGTCGTGCGCTTCTCTGCAAGGATTGCGGTTTCGACGGGATTGTATGTTCTCCGAGAGACCTTCCTCTCCTGGGAAAATTTTTTACCGAGGAATTTTTGCGTGTAGTCCCGGGGATAAGGGATGGGAAGGAAAGCCTCGACGATCAGAAAAGAACCGCAGGTTTGGAAGAGGCGATGGATATGGG includes:
- the pyrF gene encoding orotidine-5'-phosphate decarboxylase gives rise to the protein MLKREGPGLILALDVKEPVEAERLLETLGAHLRHVKVGPRLFAAGGLSFVRRVMSAGFKVFLDLKLHDIPNTISEAVDLLARSGIWALTLHASGGEDMLRAALSAKDQAHSDVLLLGVTVLTSVDQRSLDKSCPGSRLRNTLESRALLCKDCGFDGIVCSPRDLPLLGKFFTEEFLRVVPGIRDGKESLDDQKRTAGLEEAMDMGADFVVIGRPIIKASSPVEAMAHFSERLERWRSINE